The following proteins come from a genomic window of Pyxidicoccus sp. MSG2:
- a CDS encoding DUF692 domain-containing protein translates to MDSTWKPDDFVPPRRLGVGLTYIPGAPAVEACRGAVDFLELSPDILCHEHVSDGARRLVPQPARWEQALRDTEGLPVVVHGLGLSIGSAHGWNTAYLDLLDSFHALRSFPWHSEHLGFLTVEAPGGGELNVGTPLPLPFTEEALELLVPRGTALARRYGVPFLLENLTWYLPGLPSEGGRDEVGFLNDFVERSGCGLLLDLYNLHCNAVNHRFDAFEALGRLRLDRVVQVHIAGGDTHNGFLMDVHSHAVPEPVWELLEWLVPRAPHLAGISYELLEEARLAPEAVLQQVERARAIWHWHLALAKEERRHGAP, encoded by the coding sequence ATGGATTCAACCTGGAAGCCGGATGACTTCGTCCCGCCGCGCCGGCTGGGCGTGGGGCTCACGTACATCCCTGGCGCGCCCGCTGTCGAGGCGTGCCGGGGCGCAGTGGACTTCCTCGAGCTCAGTCCAGACATCCTCTGCCATGAGCATGTCTCGGACGGTGCGCGCCGGCTGGTGCCACAGCCCGCGCGTTGGGAACAGGCGCTGCGCGACACGGAGGGCCTGCCCGTCGTGGTCCACGGACTGGGGCTGTCCATCGGCTCGGCGCATGGGTGGAACACGGCGTACCTGGACCTGCTGGACTCGTTCCATGCGCTGCGGTCGTTTCCCTGGCACAGCGAGCACCTGGGATTCCTGACGGTGGAAGCTCCCGGCGGCGGTGAGCTGAACGTGGGCACTCCGCTTCCGCTGCCCTTCACGGAGGAGGCGCTGGAGCTGCTCGTCCCCAGGGGCACGGCGTTGGCCCGGCGCTATGGCGTGCCCTTCCTTCTGGAGAACCTCACCTGGTACCTGCCCGGGCTGCCCTCGGAGGGCGGCCGGGACGAGGTGGGCTTCCTCAATGACTTCGTCGAGCGCTCCGGCTGCGGGCTGCTGCTGGACCTCTACAACCTCCACTGCAACGCGGTGAATCACCGCTTCGACGCCTTCGAAGCCCTGGGCCGGTTGCGGCTGGACCGCGTGGTGCAGGTGCACATCGCCGGGGGAGACACGCACAACGGCTTCCTGATGGACGTGCACAGCCATGCGGTGCCGGAGCCGGTGTGGGAGCTGCTCGAGTGGCTGGTGCCTCGTGCGCCCCACCTGGCGGGCATCAGCTACGAGCTGCTGGAGGAGGCTCGGCTGGCGCCGGAAGCAGTGCTCCAGCAGGTCGAGCGGGCACGGGCGATATGGCACTGGCACCTGGCGTTGGCGAAGGAGGAGAGGCGCCATGGCGCTCCGTGA
- a CDS encoding twin-arginine translocation signal domain-containing protein, translating to MDKHDEKPEGAPSADRRNFMKTVVTGTVAAGIVATVGKAEAATTGLCGKPVALPLAPVRTKVIFNNKAPPTLADLHAALDEIIKPSGCPNCGLGGIIKDRGIIRELVFNTGYLGDQSDPVTLVQDFGTAGF from the coding sequence ATGGACAAGCATGACGAGAAGCCCGAGGGCGCGCCCTCGGCGGACCGCCGTAATTTCATGAAGACCGTGGTCACCGGCACCGTCGCCGCGGGCATTGTCGCCACGGTGGGCAAGGCAGAGGCCGCCACCACGGGACTGTGTGGCAAGCCCGTCGCGCTGCCGCTCGCGCCGGTGCGGACCAAGGTGATCTTCAACAACAAGGCCCCGCCGACGCTGGCCGACCTCCACGCCGCGCTCGACGAAATCATCAAGCCGAGCGGCTGCCCCAACTGCGGCCTGGGCGGCATCATCAAGGACCGCGGCATCATCCGCGAGCTGGTGTTCAACACCGGCTACCTGGGCGACCAGTCGGATCCGGTGACGCTGGTGCAGGACTTCGGGACCGCGGGCTTCTGA
- a CDS encoding NlpC/P60 family protein, whose protein sequence is MRSSRKCEMLAIVSAIASLFAFTTPARADYTFYRTDPHTGACWNKVTAYGGVYQVTNNLLNGTAYTHTATVQSYRPGVGLQSNEGYTAGPGEWKVGGIVHVAIVPGDEFKYYLDGTLVASIPAHGIPFYMQNCKTATSPSVKVRLALSYGLAALDSVYTGACAGQYRFGAAPGTGIWHYGSSCGSGQGNYYQPAGARGFDCSGLVYNMFQYAGVPFGWTSSSAMKDGIPKIAKSSIQVGDLLVKYGHVAVYLGDGDGDGIPSVLEATPEWTNPDGSKTGVIISDANKYLQDPAYTAHRVPGV, encoded by the coding sequence ATGCGCTCATCCCGCAAATGTGAGATGCTTGCAATCGTCTCGGCTATTGCATCGCTTTTCGCCTTCACGACGCCTGCTCGAGCTGACTACACATTCTACCGAACGGATCCGCACACCGGGGCCTGCTGGAACAAGGTCACCGCGTACGGAGGTGTCTACCAGGTCACCAACAATCTGCTGAATGGGACGGCCTACACTCATACGGCCACGGTGCAGAGCTACCGCCCAGGAGTCGGACTGCAATCCAATGAGGGCTACACCGCTGGACCTGGGGAGTGGAAGGTTGGCGGGATCGTCCACGTGGCAATCGTGCCTGGCGATGAGTTCAAGTACTACCTCGACGGAACGCTCGTGGCGAGCATCCCGGCACATGGCATCCCGTTCTACATGCAGAATTGCAAGACGGCGACCTCGCCTTCCGTGAAGGTCCGCCTTGCTCTCTCCTACGGCCTCGCAGCACTGGACTCCGTGTATACGGGAGCCTGTGCGGGGCAGTACCGATTCGGCGCTGCACCCGGCACTGGAATCTGGCATTACGGTTCGAGTTGCGGCAGTGGTCAAGGCAACTACTATCAGCCCGCTGGCGCCAGAGGCTTCGACTGCTCAGGACTGGTGTACAACATGTTCCAGTATGCAGGCGTGCCTTTCGGTTGGACCTCCTCCAGTGCGATGAAGGATGGCATTCCAAAAATCGCCAAGTCCAGCATCCAGGTTGGCGATCTCCTGGTGAAGTATGGACACGTCGCTGTCTACCTGGGTGACGGTGATGGAGATGGCATTCCGTCGGTCCTGGAAGCGACCCCGGAATGGACCAACCCCGATGGCAGCAAGACGGGCGTCATCATCTCCGACGCCAATAAGTACCTCCAGGACCCGGCCTATACGGCTCACCGGGTCCCCGGAGTCTGA
- a CDS encoding ankyrin repeat domain-containing protein → MSDVWALAVEGKADELRAALEGGANPEAMASGKETALIAAASKGHLACVTLLLSHKAKVAAKTDGGKTALMEAAAGGHVDVVRVLLDAKAKPDVANKVGMGPLHVAAEHPAVVELLLAAKADPNLASKSGRTPLMFAKRADVAELLLKAGAKVDAADSEGETPLHRAAEAATEAVVRSLLIHGASADALDSSGKTPLLLAIRASSFGKAPGVAMELIARTTHLEARGYRGQTALSVACEEGFRAPAEALAAKGADLDTRDNAGMTPLMWAARYGRLDLVDWLLTRGVDASMTDAKGKRAIDHGEKDEGIVARLGPPPRA, encoded by the coding sequence ATGAGCGACGTATGGGCCCTGGCGGTCGAAGGTAAGGCGGATGAGCTGCGCGCGGCGCTCGAGGGCGGAGCGAACCCCGAGGCAATGGCCAGCGGCAAGGAGACGGCGCTCATCGCGGCGGCGTCCAAGGGGCACCTGGCATGCGTCACGCTGCTGCTGTCCCACAAGGCGAAGGTGGCGGCGAAGACGGACGGAGGCAAGACGGCGCTGATGGAGGCCGCTGCGGGCGGCCATGTGGACGTGGTGCGCGTGCTCCTCGACGCGAAGGCGAAGCCGGACGTGGCGAACAAGGTAGGCATGGGGCCCTTGCACGTTGCCGCCGAGCATCCCGCGGTCGTCGAGCTGCTGCTCGCGGCGAAGGCCGACCCGAACCTGGCGAGCAAGTCAGGACGGACGCCCCTGATGTTCGCGAAGCGCGCGGACGTCGCCGAGCTTCTCCTGAAGGCTGGCGCGAAGGTCGATGCCGCCGACAGCGAAGGAGAGACTCCGCTCCACCGCGCTGCCGAGGCGGCAACCGAAGCGGTGGTGCGCAGTCTGCTCATCCATGGGGCGTCCGCGGACGCACTCGACAGCTCCGGCAAGACGCCGCTGCTCCTCGCCATCCGCGCCTCCTCCTTCGGCAAGGCGCCGGGAGTGGCCATGGAGCTCATCGCGCGCACGACCCACCTGGAGGCACGCGGCTACCGGGGGCAGACGGCGCTGAGTGTCGCGTGCGAGGAAGGTTTCAGGGCCCCCGCCGAAGCACTCGCGGCGAAGGGGGCTGACCTCGATACGCGCGACAATGCGGGCATGACGCCGCTGATGTGGGCGGCCAGGTACGGTCGGCTCGACTTGGTCGACTGGCTCCTGACGCGGGGCGTCGATGCCTCGATGACCGACGCGAAAGGCAAACGGGCCATCGACCATGGAGAGAAGGACGAGGGCATCGTGGCCCGATTGGGCCCGCCTCCGCGCGCCTGA
- a CDS encoding amidohydrolase family protein encodes MCQRLCGNHSVHGGEPEKTGSSRRQFLAVGASALGAAAISAISTPALAAPAQGEMSQERGASDRDMPVETGTSHRRYLIRGGAVLSMDPTVGDFAQGDVLIEGKKIIAVGPRLHAPGAAIIDATGMIVMPGFVDTHHHQYQTALRNFLPDGLLFNDGLPHGQKNYLDLIHSTITPLYRPKDAFIAELVASLSQLDAGVTTVVDTSQVGHSPEHTDAVIEGLQEAGRRAVFVYSPGVGPRTVFPTDLQRIRRRYFSSNDQLLSLAMGGEVFDPAFRTFWQIARQNGLHIVSHLVGSLGQETLVEQLESEGLLGPDLEFIHASRLSEGSWQAIAASGATVSLATPIEMTMRHGMPPIQTALDHGVQPALSTDVECTMTADFFTQMRTVFTLQRALINERALNGETNLPDLLTSRDVIRFATVEGARVARLSNKVGSLTPGKEADIILLRADAINVAPLNNVPGAVVTLMERSNVDTVIVAGRIRKWRGALVGVNWPHLRATLEASRDSIFQAAGIQQVLF; translated from the coding sequence ATGTGTCAGCGGCTCTGTGGAAACCACTCGGTCCATGGCGGCGAGCCCGAGAAGACGGGCTCCTCGCGTCGGCAGTTTCTCGCGGTGGGGGCTTCAGCACTCGGTGCCGCGGCCATCTCGGCAATTTCCACGCCAGCGCTGGCTGCGCCTGCGCAGGGGGAGATGTCGCAGGAGCGCGGCGCCAGCGACCGTGACATGCCAGTGGAGACCGGTACTTCGCACCGGCGCTACCTGATCAGGGGCGGCGCGGTCCTCAGCATGGACCCGACTGTCGGAGACTTCGCCCAGGGCGACGTGCTCATCGAGGGCAAGAAGATCATCGCGGTCGGGCCCCGCCTGCACGCTCCGGGTGCGGCAATCATCGACGCAACGGGCATGATCGTCATGCCAGGGTTCGTCGACACCCACCACCACCAGTACCAGACCGCGCTGCGGAACTTCCTGCCCGACGGCCTGCTGTTCAACGACGGGCTGCCACACGGCCAGAAGAACTACCTGGACCTCATCCACTCCACGATCACGCCGCTCTACAGGCCGAAGGATGCCTTCATCGCCGAGCTCGTCGCCTCGCTCAGCCAGCTGGACGCTGGGGTGACCACGGTCGTCGACACGTCGCAGGTAGGCCATTCTCCGGAGCACACCGATGCCGTCATCGAGGGGCTCCAGGAAGCGGGCCGTCGCGCGGTCTTCGTGTACTCACCGGGCGTGGGACCCCGCACCGTGTTCCCGACGGATCTCCAGCGGATTCGGCGCCGCTACTTCTCCTCGAACGATCAGCTCTTGAGCCTGGCCATGGGCGGAGAGGTGTTCGATCCCGCCTTCCGTACCTTCTGGCAGATCGCGCGCCAGAATGGCCTGCACATCGTGTCTCACCTCGTCGGCAGCCTTGGACAGGAGACGCTCGTGGAGCAGCTCGAGAGTGAGGGCCTGCTCGGGCCCGACCTCGAGTTCATCCACGCCAGCCGACTTTCGGAGGGCTCCTGGCAGGCAATTGCCGCGTCGGGGGCCACCGTCTCGTTGGCGACCCCCATCGAGATGACCATGCGGCACGGCATGCCGCCGATCCAGACCGCGCTCGATCACGGCGTCCAGCCCGCGCTCAGCACCGACGTCGAGTGCACGATGACCGCGGACTTCTTCACCCAGATGCGGACCGTCTTCACGCTTCAGCGGGCGCTCATCAACGAGCGCGCGCTCAACGGGGAGACGAACCTGCCCGACCTCCTCACGAGCCGCGATGTGATTCGCTTCGCGACCGTCGAGGGGGCCCGGGTGGCCCGGCTCTCCAACAAGGTCGGCTCGCTGACTCCGGGCAAGGAGGCCGACATCATCCTCCTGCGGGCGGATGCCATCAACGTGGCCCCGCTCAACAACGTGCCGGGGGCCGTCGTGACGTTGATGGAGCGCAGCAACGTGGACACGGTCATTGTCGCGGGAAGAATCCGAAAATGGCGAGGAGCCCTGGTCGGCGTGAACTGGCCCCACCTCCGCGCCACCCTCGAGGCGTCCAGGGACTCCATCTTCCAGGCCGCGGGAATCCAGCAAGTGCTCTTCTGA
- a CDS encoding AMP-dependent synthetase/ligase, with translation MAHEHPSLSQMILDRARTSPRRVAFRVRRDDAYVDVPWSELPPRIEAIASGLLSAGPVDDGACITIVGNTTMESCLVDFAALSVGLKTVPVYASLLPEEVGYMHVDTAAQLIVVDDGSQLDKVRAFRKGFTFFERRYSPADLGARAKVVVIHPAGLAPADDWESLESLEARGRARRAALENEMRRRVSLIRREHVATFTYTSGTTGAPKAVIQTHDNMLAMLEDVADAGLMDDNVLRHGLLLFLPAAHSFGRMVEFAGPFFGAPLVMSSVPTLAADLLAARPGFFPAAPRVFEKMMAKVTSAIESEQGLRRWVVEWALGVGRQVASRGAAGSSLPVWLKAQRGLADRLVLAKLRARLGLDNASVLLSGAAALRVDVQMFFLSLGLTVLEAYGLTETCPGLTVNRKEDVRPGSVGRSFKRCELKVGSDGELLARGPNISRGYLNRPEATAEAFDDDGWFRTGDLGSIDSEGFVRITGRKKELLKTSGGKYVAPLKIEALLKRHPLVQEAVVIGEGRNYCTALFALDAEILAVVARREGIPADPVHPRINDVLQTLVEEANSGLASFERIKTFRVSPGPFTVDGGELTASLKVKRHEVVRKHAALIESMYGAHAS, from the coding sequence ATGGCCCATGAACACCCGTCCCTGTCCCAGATGATTCTCGACCGGGCGCGCACGTCGCCGCGGCGCGTCGCATTCCGGGTGCGACGAGACGATGCCTATGTCGACGTCCCCTGGTCGGAGTTGCCCCCGCGCATCGAAGCCATCGCGTCGGGGTTGTTGAGCGCCGGTCCGGTGGACGATGGCGCGTGCATCACCATCGTCGGAAACACCACGATGGAGTCTTGTCTCGTCGACTTCGCTGCCCTGAGCGTCGGCCTCAAGACGGTCCCCGTCTACGCGAGCCTGCTGCCGGAAGAGGTGGGCTACATGCACGTGGACACCGCGGCACAGCTCATCGTCGTGGACGACGGGAGTCAACTCGACAAGGTGCGAGCCTTTCGAAAGGGCTTCACGTTCTTCGAAAGGCGTTACTCGCCGGCCGACCTCGGTGCCCGAGCGAAGGTGGTGGTCATCCATCCTGCCGGTCTTGCTCCCGCGGACGATTGGGAGAGCCTGGAGAGCCTCGAGGCCCGGGGGCGCGCCCGACGAGCAGCGTTGGAGAATGAGATGCGTCGAAGAGTGTCGCTGATTCGACGCGAGCACGTCGCGACCTTCACCTATACCTCGGGAACCACCGGAGCACCGAAGGCGGTGATTCAAACCCACGACAACATGTTGGCGATGCTCGAAGACGTCGCCGACGCGGGGCTGATGGATGACAACGTGCTCAGGCACGGCTTGCTTCTCTTCCTACCCGCTGCGCACTCCTTCGGACGAATGGTGGAGTTCGCGGGTCCGTTCTTCGGTGCGCCTCTGGTCATGTCGTCGGTGCCCACGCTGGCAGCGGATCTTCTCGCTGCGCGCCCGGGGTTCTTCCCGGCGGCTCCGCGTGTCTTCGAGAAGATGATGGCGAAGGTCACGAGCGCCATCGAGAGCGAGCAGGGGTTGCGGCGATGGGTTGTGGAATGGGCCCTGGGCGTGGGTCGTCAGGTCGCGTCCCGTGGCGCTGCCGGCAGTTCGCTGCCGGTGTGGCTGAAGGCTCAGCGTGGATTGGCGGACCGCCTCGTGTTGGCGAAGCTGCGCGCCCGTCTGGGCTTGGACAACGCTTCCGTTCTTCTCTCGGGAGCTGCTGCGCTTCGCGTCGATGTCCAGATGTTCTTTCTCTCCTTGGGGCTGACCGTTCTGGAAGCCTACGGACTGACGGAAACGTGCCCCGGCCTGACCGTGAATCGCAAGGAGGACGTGCGTCCAGGGAGTGTTGGGAGATCGTTCAAACGATGCGAGCTCAAAGTGGGGTCGGATGGTGAGCTCCTTGCTCGCGGGCCGAATATCTCCCGGGGTTACTTGAATCGCCCGGAGGCAACGGCTGAAGCCTTCGATGACGACGGATGGTTCCGGACGGGAGACCTTGGCTCCATTGATTCGGAGGGGTTCGTTCGGATTACCGGACGGAAGAAGGAGCTGCTCAAGACGAGCGGTGGAAAATACGTAGCGCCGCTGAAGATCGAGGCACTGCTCAAGCGACACCCGCTCGTCCAGGAGGCGGTCGTGATTGGTGAGGGGCGGAATTACTGTACGGCCTTGTTTGCGCTCGACGCGGAGATACTCGCCGTGGTGGCTCGACGCGAGGGTATTCCGGCGGATCCGGTGCACCCGCGAATCAACGACGTCCTGCAGACACTGGTCGAGGAAGCGAATTCGGGCCTGGCGTCCTTCGAGCGCATCAAGACGTTTCGTGTGTCGCCCGGCCCGTTCACGGTGGATGGTGGCGAGCTCACGGCGTCGCTGAAGGTCAAGCGCCACGAGGTCGTTCGGAAGCACGCGGCGTTGATTGAGTCGATGTACGGGGCCCACGCTTCATGA
- a CDS encoding AraC family transcriptional regulator: MILQMQSHLLLGGGRALYVGRFHELPRHRFAANAVLVGLDDAFDLVDGDGHVEQHEAAFVRGWQWHALDFHGGRAAVLFLEPGAGLSRPVDADALRVAVETALAARRPEPWTELFQSALNLGPCPLTVDARIARVAAFLSTPDDEPSDAVTLAQRVGAFTSLVEHRFSEQVGVPMGAFRAWHRMQAATALALRGRSLTDVAHAAGFYDSAHFSRLFRSMFGLPPSKVFTHGLTGAVFEARGAEANR; this comes from the coding sequence ATGATTCTGCAGATGCAGAGCCACTTGTTGCTGGGCGGAGGAAGAGCGCTGTACGTCGGCCGCTTCCACGAGTTGCCCAGGCATCGGTTCGCCGCCAACGCCGTTCTCGTGGGTCTCGATGATGCGTTCGACCTCGTCGACGGCGACGGCCACGTCGAACAGCACGAAGCCGCCTTCGTGCGTGGGTGGCAGTGGCATGCGCTCGACTTTCATGGCGGACGCGCAGCAGTGCTGTTTCTGGAGCCTGGCGCGGGACTCAGCCGTCCGGTCGACGCAGACGCGTTGCGCGTGGCAGTCGAAACCGCCCTTGCCGCGCGAAGGCCTGAACCCTGGACCGAGCTCTTCCAGAGCGCCCTGAATCTAGGACCCTGTCCGCTGACGGTCGACGCACGCATCGCTCGCGTCGCCGCGTTTCTTTCCACACCCGACGACGAACCCTCCGATGCGGTGACGCTGGCGCAACGGGTGGGCGCCTTCACTTCCCTCGTCGAACACCGATTCAGCGAGCAGGTCGGCGTCCCGATGGGCGCATTTCGCGCCTGGCACCGGATGCAAGCGGCCACCGCGCTCGCACTCCGGGGCCGAAGCCTCACCGACGTTGCGCACGCCGCGGGCTTCTACGATTCAGCCCATTTCTCCCGACTCTTCCGCAGCATGTTCGGCTTGCCGCCCTCGAAGGTCTTCACCCATGGCCTCACGGGCGCCGTCTTCGAAGCACGAGGCGCCGAGGCGAATCGATGA
- a CDS encoding peptidoglycan-binding domain-containing protein, with translation MSDSEAGRVVEECPLARRLRVRIVLRGPDFEARVGLRYRLEVAGETHRGKVDSGGLLDVLVPEKARTARLQVWEPQEGTRPLEWELELGSLMPTGMGQGARDRLDNLGFTEEKDQVRTEDALADYQVAMRLPVTAKLDPRTREHLDATYHEGTAQKPVPPWRPGVYRDLDPGERP, from the coding sequence ATGAGCGACTCCGAAGCGGGACGGGTGGTGGAGGAGTGTCCCCTGGCGCGGCGCCTGCGGGTGAGAATCGTCCTGCGCGGCCCCGACTTCGAGGCGCGGGTGGGTTTGCGCTACCGCCTGGAGGTCGCGGGCGAGACGCACCGGGGGAAGGTCGACTCCGGGGGGCTGTTGGACGTGCTGGTACCGGAGAAGGCCCGCACGGCGCGGCTGCAGGTATGGGAACCGCAGGAGGGGACCCGGCCGTTGGAGTGGGAGCTGGAGCTGGGCTCGCTCATGCCCACGGGGATGGGCCAGGGGGCGCGGGACCGGCTGGACAACCTGGGCTTCACCGAGGAGAAGGACCAGGTCCGCACGGAGGACGCGCTCGCGGACTACCAGGTGGCCATGCGCCTGCCGGTGACGGCGAAGCTGGACCCGAGGACGCGTGAGCACCTCGACGCCACCTACCACGAGGGCACCGCCCAGAAACCGGTGCCTCCGTGGCGGCCCGGCGTCTACCGCGACCTGGACCCGGGCGAGCGGCCTTGA